In Sphingopyxis sp. 113P3, one DNA window encodes the following:
- a CDS encoding conjugal transfer protein TraG, giving the protein MSGSRILWGQVALVLSIVLTAIWCATEWTAWRLGFQAQLGQPWFAVAGWPVYYPPLFFWWWYCYDAYAPQVFLEGATVAVSGGFISIIVAITLSVIRAREAKNVITYGSARWAAPGEIRAAGLLGADGVVLGRYERDYLRHDGPEHVLCFAPTRSGKGVGLVVPTLLTWPGSTIIHDIKGENWGLTAGFRSRHGRVLLFDPTDPASSAYNPLLEVRRGDKEVRDVQNIADILVDPEGALEKRNHWEKTSHSLLVGAILHVLYAEADKTLAGVANFLSDPKRPVEATLRAMMNTPHLGEAGVHPVIASSARELLNKSDNERSGVLSTAMSFLGLYRDPVVAKVTARCDWRIADLVTSDKPVSLYLVVPPSDINRTKPLIRLLLNQVGRRLTEDLKTSGNRHRLLLMLDEFPALGRLDFFESALAFMAGYGIKSFLIAQSLNQIEKAYGANNSVLDNCHVRVAFATNDERTAKRVSDALGTATELRDSTNYAGHRLSPWLGHLMVSRQETARPLLTPGEVMQLPPADELLLVAGVPPVRAKKARYYEDARFRERIVPPPKPGSAIRATTRPADDWSALPVPAAVAAASAGRALGDIADPANAGIRREPELPEHEEVTPPERPAVGEFDLLDDEPDLDAAKARTLRLRVTSVARQATMDPDDGIAL; this is encoded by the coding sequence ATGTCTGGAAGCCGCATCCTCTGGGGACAAGTCGCCCTGGTTCTGTCGATCGTGCTCACCGCCATCTGGTGTGCGACGGAGTGGACGGCGTGGCGTCTGGGCTTTCAGGCGCAGCTCGGCCAGCCCTGGTTCGCGGTCGCGGGCTGGCCGGTATATTACCCGCCGCTCTTCTTCTGGTGGTGGTATTGCTACGACGCCTATGCGCCCCAAGTCTTCCTCGAAGGCGCCACTGTCGCGGTCTCGGGCGGTTTCATCTCGATCATCGTCGCCATCACCCTCTCGGTGATCCGCGCGCGGGAGGCCAAGAACGTCATCACCTATGGCTCGGCGCGCTGGGCCGCGCCCGGCGAGATCAGGGCTGCCGGATTGCTCGGCGCCGACGGCGTGGTCCTCGGCCGCTACGAGCGTGACTATCTCCGGCACGACGGCCCGGAGCATGTCTTGTGCTTCGCGCCGACCCGATCGGGCAAGGGTGTAGGTCTCGTCGTGCCGACCTTGCTGACCTGGCCCGGCAGCACGATCATCCACGACATCAAGGGCGAGAATTGGGGCCTGACCGCCGGCTTCCGCTCCCGCCATGGCCGCGTGTTGTTGTTCGATCCGACCGACCCGGCCTCGTCGGCCTACAACCCCCTGCTCGAGGTGCGGCGCGGCGACAAGGAAGTCCGCGACGTCCAGAACATCGCCGATATTCTCGTCGACCCCGAAGGCGCGCTCGAGAAGCGCAATCATTGGGAAAAGACCAGCCACTCGCTCCTCGTCGGCGCGATCCTGCATGTCCTCTACGCGGAAGCCGACAAGACCCTCGCCGGCGTCGCCAACTTCCTCTCCGACCCCAAACGCCCCGTCGAGGCGACGCTGCGCGCCATGATGAACACGCCGCACCTGGGCGAAGCCGGCGTCCATCCCGTGATTGCCTCGTCGGCCCGCGAACTGCTGAACAAGAGCGACAACGAACGCTCGGGCGTGCTCTCCACCGCCATGTCGTTTCTTGGCCTCTACCGCGATCCGGTCGTGGCCAAGGTGACGGCGCGCTGCGACTGGCGCATCGCCGATCTGGTGACGAGCGACAAACCCGTCAGCCTCTATCTCGTCGTCCCGCCCAGCGACATCAACCGCACCAAGCCGCTGATCCGCCTGCTGCTCAACCAGGTCGGACGGCGGCTGACCGAAGATCTGAAGACGTCGGGCAACCGCCATCGGCTGTTGCTGATGCTGGACGAGTTCCCGGCGCTCGGCCGGCTCGATTTCTTCGAGTCCGCCCTGGCGTTCATGGCCGGCTACGGCATCAAATCCTTCCTGATCGCCCAGAGCCTCAACCAGATCGAAAAGGCCTATGGCGCGAACAATAGCGTGCTCGACAATTGTCATGTGCGCGTCGCCTTCGCCACCAACGACGAGCGCACCGCCAAGCGGGTGTCGGACGCGCTCGGCACCGCGACCGAGCTGCGCGATTCCACCAATTACGCCGGCCACCGGCTGTCCCCGTGGCTCGGGCATCTGATGGTGTCGCGGCAGGAGACGGCCCGGCCGCTGCTCACCCCCGGCGAGGTGATGCAGCTGCCGCCCGCCGACGAATTGCTGCTGGTCGCAGGCGTGCCGCCGGTGCGGGCGAAGAAGGCGCGCTACTACGAGGATGCGCGATTCCGCGAACGCATCGTCCCGCCGCCGAAACCTGGAAGCGCGATTCGAGCGACGACCCGCCCCGCCGATGACTGGTCGGCGCTGCCGGTTCCCGCCGCAGTGGCGGCCGCAAGTGCGGGCCGTGCGCTCGGCGACATCGCCGATCCGGCCAACGCCGGCATCCGCCGTGAGCCGGAACTGCCCGAACACGAGGAGGTCACGCCGCCCGAGCGCCCGGCCGTGGGCGAGTTCGACCTCCTCGACGACGAACCCGACCTCGACGCCGCGAAGGCCCGCACCCTGCGCCTTCGGGTCACATCGGTCGCGCGCCAGGCGACGATGGACCCGGACGACGGCATCGCGTTGTGA
- a CDS encoding CopG family transcriptional regulator: MQTKTRMNVYFDPDLLKKVEALALRRRISKSAVIEAAVASFLSADASERLEAVFAHRMDRIGRQIDGMDEDLAILGETLSLFIRFWLTITPPLPDSAQASARAKGVERFESFLQTLGRKLATGDRFLKDLSRDIDSRRSGAVEPD, encoded by the coding sequence ATGCAGACCAAGACCCGCATGAACGTCTATTTCGATCCCGATCTCCTCAAAAAGGTCGAGGCCCTGGCGCTGCGGCGGCGCATCTCCAAATCCGCCGTCATCGAGGCCGCGGTCGCCTCCTTCCTCTCGGCCGACGCTTCGGAACGTCTGGAGGCGGTCTTCGCCCACCGCATGGACCGGATCGGCCGCCAGATCGACGGCATGGACGAAGACCTCGCCATTCTCGGCGAGACGCTATCGCTGTTCATCCGCTTCTGGCTGACCATCACGCCGCCCTTGCCCGACAGCGCCCAGGCGTCGGCGCGCGCCAAGGGCGTCGAGCGGTTCGAGAGCTTCCTGCAAACGCTCGGCAGGAAGCTGGCGACCGGGGATCGCTTCTTGAAAGACCTGTCGCGCGACATCGACTCGAGGCGCAGCGGAGCCGTCGAGCCAGATTGA
- the trbB gene encoding P-type conjugative transfer ATPase TrbB, whose amino-acid sequence MAISRNNSEGWARGARMLRTALGPAIARFLEDAAVVEVMLNPDGRIWIDRLSEGLADTGERLAPADGERIVRLVAHHVGAEVHASAPRVSAELPETGERFEGLLPPVVAAPAFAIRKPAVAVFTLDDYVAAGIMSATQAERLRTGVAARANILVAGGTSTGKTTLTNALLAEVAKTADRVVIIEDTRELQCAAPNLVAMRTMDGVASLSDLVRSSLRLRPDRIPVGEVRGAEALDLLKAWGTGHPGGVGTIHAGSAIGALRRMEQLIQEAVVTVPRALIAETIDLVAVLSGRGAARRLSELARVEGLGPDGDYRVAPAVSAPVSRSGEPAAALIPASPEGETS is encoded by the coding sequence ATGGCGATTTCTCGGAACAATTCGGAAGGATGGGCGCGCGGCGCGCGGATGCTGCGTACCGCGCTCGGCCCCGCCATCGCTCGGTTCCTCGAAGACGCCGCGGTCGTCGAGGTGATGCTGAACCCCGACGGCCGCATCTGGATCGACCGCCTCTCGGAAGGGCTGGCCGACACCGGCGAGCGGTTGGCGCCGGCCGATGGCGAACGCATCGTGAGGCTGGTCGCGCACCATGTCGGCGCCGAGGTTCATGCCAGCGCCCCGCGCGTGTCGGCCGAACTGCCCGAGACGGGGGAGCGGTTCGAGGGGCTGCTGCCGCCCGTGGTCGCCGCCCCGGCGTTCGCCATTAGGAAGCCCGCCGTCGCCGTCTTCACGCTCGACGATTACGTCGCCGCCGGGATCATGTCGGCAACGCAAGCCGAGAGGCTGCGGACCGGCGTCGCGGCCCGCGCCAACATCCTCGTCGCCGGCGGAACCTCGACCGGCAAGACCACGCTGACCAATGCGCTGCTCGCCGAGGTCGCCAAGACCGCCGATCGCGTGGTTATCATCGAGGACACCCGCGAGCTGCAATGCGCCGCGCCCAACCTCGTCGCCATGCGGACCATGGACGGCGTCGCCTCGCTTTCCGATCTCGTCCGCTCCTCGCTTCGCCTGCGCCCCGACCGTATCCCGGTCGGGGAAGTGCGCGGGGCCGAGGCGCTCGACCTGCTCAAAGCCTGGGGTACCGGCCATCCCGGCGGCGTCGGCACGATCCACGCCGGCAGCGCCATCGGCGCGCTGCGGCGCATGGAACAGCTCATCCAGGAAGCCGTCGTCACCGTCCCGCGCGCGCTAATCGCCGAGACGATCGATCTCGTCGCCGTGCTGTCCGGCCGCGGAGCCGCGCGCCGGCTCTCCGAACTCGCCCGCGTCGAGGGCCTCGGTCCGGACGGCGACTACCGCGTCGCGCCCGCCGTCAGCGCCCCGGTCTCCAGGAGCGGCGAGCCCGCCGCCGCTCTCATCCCCGCCAGCCCCGAAGGAGAAACATCGTGA